The Desulfobulbus propionicus DSM 2032 DNA segment AATGTCATTGCCCATCGGGCGGTTCTGGACAAGGGCGTGCGGTTCATGACGAAGCCGTTTTCCACCGGGGAGTTGGCGCGCAAGGTCTGGGAAACCTTGCACGGTTAGCCTGGAGGGCAAGCGCGGCCAGGACCAGCCCGGTTCAGTTCCTTTTCGCCTGCATTTCCCTGTACATGAACCGGACCATCAGGGCCAGGGCCATCACCCCCGCCACCAGTACCAGCCATAACAAAAGGGTTTTCCACGAAGTGGCCGCCAGGCGCGGCGTGAGCGCCTGCTCACCGGCCAAAACCTGGATTGGACCAGGTTCGATCGGCTTGAGCCGCGATTCGGCTCCGGTTTCCCGCAGGACGGCGAGGATCAGCTGACCCTCGGCGGGCCGCTGTCCCCCTGCCTTGACACTGCCGAAGGCCACTGTGTAGAGACCGCTGCCTCGGGCGAGGAAGACCAGCTGCAGCGGCCGCCATCCCAATTCAAGCCTGGGCGCCGGCCCGCCGTTGCCCAGGCCTGCGCCGTCGGACAGCACCCGGATCCGCCATTGGCCATCGCTGGTGGGAGGGCAGTAGATCAAGGGGTTGGTCAATGTCTTGCCCTCCTGTTCGATCCGGTAGAAATCGGCCTGGACTGCGGGTCGCCAGGGGACATCGGCGGCGGAGCGCGATTCGATTGCCGCCCGCAGCAGTGAATTGGCCGAGGGGAAACGGAGACGCAGGGCCGTCACCCTGATGTTGGCCTCGAGCCGGTATTCGAGGAGCGTCTGACTGTTTTCCTCCCGGCGGTGCACCGGATCGAGCGGCAGCCAGCGCCACTGGTCGTCGTCGGCCGCGGCACCCGAGAGGGCAGACGCCTCCCGCAGTCGCAGCGGGGTCCGGCAGTCGCGGCAATCGAGTCTGAGGTAGGGGGATGCGGTCAACGGCAAGACAATGCGGCGGGCTGTGACCTGGCCGCCGTTGTAACGGAGATCAGCCAACACCGCCTTGGTGACCAGGGGAGACCAGTGGACCAAATCAGCGCTGTGCGCAAGGCTGACGGTACACAGGCCGACTGGGCCAGCCTCGTCCCAACGCAGCTCCAATGCCGTCGGCGCGGTGGCAATCGTGCTGAGATCAAGGAGATAGGAGGACGGTGGCGCTTGCTGTCCGGCTTGATTGTCCGCATCGACGGTGACCGCCGCGCCCAGGGCATTGCGGCTGACCCGTAGGGAAAGATCGCCGCTCACCCCTTGACGGCCCTCGGGTAAGGGAAAGAAGGGCACTGCCTGCCTGCGTTCGACCGGCGGCGGGTCGAGACTGCGCAGGGCATGGGGCACGGCCTCGCCAGCGGCGTTGAACACCATGAGATCCCCCATATCCTGTCGGGTCACCGCGGCATGGACCTCCAGCGGCAGGATAAGACCGTGGACGGCATCCGGATCGGTGACCGGCACCGGGCAGCCGTAGGCAAAGTCAGTCGGGGTCAGCCGGGCGGCCCTGGCCGGCAGGACCATCGTCAGGGTCAGCAGGCCGATAAGCAGCGTAACATTCATCGGGGCAGCTCCTCGGGCTTGGGAGGGAGGGGGGCGAAAAAGCCGATGATCAGCATCAGCAGGCCAACCACCAGAAAGGACACGATGCGGCCGATGGTTCCGGTGCCGGAAAGATCGATCACAAACAGCTTGATCACCGTCAGGCACAGCAGCCCGGCACCGGTGAGCCAGACCCTGCGGTATGCCTTGCGGGCCCCCAGGATGGTCAGGGTCAGGGCCAGGACGGACCAGAGGGCCGCCACGGCGGCCTGCAGAATTGGGGAGGAGAAAAGGGCGTCGAACCGGTAGGGAACATGGGCATACCAATGGACGCAGCGACCAACCGCCACATTGAGCCAGATAAACAACAAGGCCGCGGTCGCGATCAACCCTCTCTCTCCAAACAGGCTGGATGTGGTTGGGCGCAGGGTGCGGAGGAGTGCCAGCAGGAGAATGGCCAGCTCGACCAGCTCCAGGGGATTGAGCAGCGGCAGGAAGGGCAGGGGATCGGGGTCGCCGCTGGCGGTGAAGGAGGCCAAGGTCCACAGCAGCAGGGCCAGCAAGGGGACATCGGTGGCGATACCGTGGTAGGTCGCGGCACAACGGGCCACAGGCCAGGTCAGCCGATCGCCGTGGAATTCGAGGGCAAAGAGCACGACCATGGGCACGCCGCCCCAGCAGGCCAGGGACCAGACTTCGGCGATTCCCGCCATCCGATCCACCCGCCAGGCAAGCTCGATGGCGAGCACTGCCATCAGCAACCACAGACCAAGGCTGTGCCCCCAAGGCAGTGAGCGGGGCGGTAACTGCTCCTCGAAGCGGGCCAGCAGCCCATACAGCACCGTAAAGGCCAGGGGCCAGGCCAGCCAGCCACAGCCGGCCAACAGCGATCCAGCGTTCCAACCCATGACCTGGGCGATCAGGGTGAACAGCATGATCGGCAGCAGGACCAGCAGGCCGGTGACCATCCGCTGCCAACTGAAACGGTGCGCCAGGCCCCCCAGACAGAGGGTGGTCAGGCCGGCGTAAAGAAGAAAGGCAGGCGGCAGCGTTTGGCCCTCCAGGTGATGGTCCAGATCCCGGTAACCTCCGCCGTACCACCAGCTCAACCCCCAAGCGAGCAGTAATGGCGGTAAGGGGAGCTCCCAAGGGGATGCCTGGTCGCGATACCGATCAAGCCAGAAGCTGGAGAACAGGGCGGCGCTGGCCAGCAGAGCACTGCCGAGAAAGGCCCAGTTGACCAACAGCCCGCTGTCGGCGGGCAAGACCAGGCCG contains these protein-coding regions:
- a CDS encoding DUF3999 domain-containing protein; translation: MNVTLLIGLLTLTMVLPARAARLTPTDFAYGCPVPVTDPDAVHGLILPLEVHAAVTRQDMGDLMVFNAAGEAVPHALRSLDPPPVERRQAVPFFPLPEGRQGVSGDLSLRVSRNALGAAVTVDADNQAGQQAPPSSYLLDLSTIATAPTALELRWDEAGPVGLCTVSLAHSADLVHWSPLVTKAVLADLRYNGGQVTARRIVLPLTASPYLRLDCRDCRTPLRLREASALSGAAADDDQWRWLPLDPVHRREENSQTLLEYRLEANIRVTALRLRFPSANSLLRAAIESRSAADVPWRPAVQADFYRIEQEGKTLTNPLIYCPPTSDGQWRIRVLSDGAGLGNGGPAPRLELGWRPLQLVFLARGSGLYTVAFGSVKAGGQRPAEGQLILAVLRETGAESRLKPIEPGPIQVLAGEQALTPRLAATSWKTLLLWLVLVAGVMALALMVRFMYREMQAKRN